One window of Acidobacteriota bacterium genomic DNA carries:
- a CDS encoding nucleotidyltransferase family protein: protein MRFHPPEIPYTAELRWVLGRAFGPTAEAAPNSTAIPPPTGGTPVDLAERLGLASRIAARHPRRVLSEALGADASRLLVARAHSAAIGLMFERTAEQIRTVAENLELKAIFLKGFALALGGYVESGERPSGDLDLLVAEDRAEALFEALVDAGFRSSEVLPNAQHLPPLLTPEFSSVAGRRSGGSVDLHFRLRGVEVRSGQWATADELVADGLVDDLATGWSIPNRDLLLAHALTHGLEQHGDRPDSYPLLRLIVDIATLTPTGESPTSAVERVLPLCPAVEREEGRGAAELTETLARGALPAAGGTADLLLRHFLAGVLVEGYGSERRAAHLRGRLGDARRRGELVGHVRRKLWLNERELILRHGPPRHRWSFWGWRLRRPFDILWSLLRGGRQGQTAPPADCEKKTARADS, encoded by the coding sequence ATGCGTTTCCACCCACCGGAGATTCCCTACACCGCCGAGCTGCGGTGGGTGCTCGGGCGAGCCTTCGGGCCAACGGCGGAGGCCGCTCCCAACTCGACGGCGATCCCGCCGCCGACCGGCGGAACACCGGTGGACCTCGCCGAGCGGTTGGGTCTCGCCTCGCGCATCGCGGCGCGCCATCCCCGGCGGGTACTCAGCGAGGCCCTGGGAGCCGACGCCAGCCGCCTGCTCGTCGCCCGGGCGCACTCCGCCGCCATCGGCCTGATGTTCGAACGCACGGCCGAACAGATCCGCACAGTCGCCGAGAACCTGGAGCTCAAGGCCATCTTCCTCAAAGGTTTTGCCCTCGCCCTCGGCGGCTACGTCGAATCCGGCGAGCGACCCTCTGGAGACCTCGACCTGCTGGTGGCCGAAGACCGTGCCGAGGCCCTTTTCGAGGCTCTGGTGGACGCCGGTTTCCGATCCTCGGAGGTGCTGCCCAACGCGCAGCACCTGCCGCCGCTCTTGACTCCGGAGTTCTCCTCCGTCGCGGGTCGCCGGAGCGGCGGTTCTGTCGACCTGCACTTCCGGCTGCGCGGGGTAGAAGTGCGTAGCGGGCAGTGGGCGACGGCGGATGAGCTGGTGGCCGACGGTCTGGTCGACGACCTGGCGACGGGCTGGAGCATTCCGAATCGGGACCTTCTCCTCGCCCATGCCCTGACCCACGGCCTGGAGCAGCACGGCGATCGGCCGGACTCCTACCCCCTCTTGCGCCTGATTGTGGACATTGCGACTTTGACCCCGACCGGCGAGTCCCCCACTTCGGCGGTCGAGCGGGTTCTGCCCCTTTGCCCGGCGGTCGAACGGGAGGAGGGCCGGGGCGCAGCGGAGCTGACCGAAACACTGGCCCGCGGAGCTTTGCCGGCCGCCGGCGGTACCGCCGATCTTCTGCTCCGCCACTTCCTGGCCGGTGTCTTGGTCGAGGGCTATGGCAGCGAGCGGCGGGCCGCTCACCTGCGCGGCCGCCTGGGGGATGCCCGCCGGCGCGGCGAGCTGGTCGGCCATGTGAGACGCAAGCTGTGGCTGAACGAACGCGAGTTGATCCTGCGCCATGGTCCGCCACGTCACCGTTGGTCGTTTTGGGGCTGGCGCTTGCGGCGTCCCTTCGACATACTCTGGAGCCTGCTGCGCGGTGGCCGGCAAGGCCAAACCGCACCCCCTGCCGACTGCGAGAAAAAGACCGCCCGTGCCGATTCCTGA
- the groL gene encoding chaperonin GroEL (60 kDa chaperone family; promotes refolding of misfolded polypeptides especially under stressful conditions; forms two stacked rings of heptamers to form a barrel-shaped 14mer; ends can be capped by GroES; misfolded proteins enter the barrel where they are refolded when GroES binds) codes for MAKQITYSEEARSAILRGVNKLADAVKVTLGPKGRNVVIEKKFGSPTITKDGVTVAKEIELADPLENMGAQMVREVASKTSDVAGDGTTTATVLAQAIFREGSKNVTAGANPMELKRGIEGAVQAAVQSINGMARPVEGKEIAHVGTISANNDGEIGRIIAEAMEKVGKDGVITVEEARGLETTLEVVEGMQFDRGYLSPYFVTDSERMETVIENCMILLHEKKISSMKDLLPVLETTAKQGRPLLIIAEDVEGEALATLVVNKLRGTLQIAAVKAPGFGDRRKAMLEDIAILTGGKVITEDLGIKLENVKWDDLGEAKKVVITKDDTTIVTDSDDKDRRESIAGRVKQIRTQIEETSSDYDREKLQERLAKLVGGVAVIKVGAATETEMKEKKARVEDAMHATKAAVEEGIVAGGGVALMRSASAVEQVTGEHDYQVGVAIVRRALEEPTRQIANNAGEEGSVIVRELMSKDGNVGFNAATGQFEDLVSAGVIDPAKVTKNALINAASIAGLMLTTEALVSDIKEEEDAGAAAAAAGGMGGMGGMGGMM; via the coding sequence ATGGCTAAGCAGATTACCTACTCCGAGGAGGCCCGTTCGGCCATTCTGCGGGGAGTGAACAAGCTCGCCGACGCGGTCAAGGTGACCCTCGGTCCCAAGGGCCGGAACGTCGTGATCGAGAAGAAGTTCGGTTCGCCGACCATCACCAAGGACGGTGTCACCGTCGCCAAGGAGATCGAGCTGGCGGATCCGCTGGAGAACATGGGTGCCCAGATGGTGCGCGAGGTCGCTTCGAAGACCTCTGACGTGGCCGGTGACGGTACCACCACCGCCACCGTGCTGGCCCAGGCGATCTTCCGCGAAGGTTCGAAGAACGTCACCGCCGGCGCCAACCCGATGGAGCTGAAGCGCGGCATCGAAGGCGCCGTCCAGGCGGCGGTCCAGTCGATCAACGGCATGGCCCGTCCCGTCGAGGGCAAAGAGATTGCCCACGTCGGCACCATTTCCGCCAACAACGACGGCGAGATCGGTCGCATCATCGCCGAAGCGATGGAGAAGGTCGGCAAGGACGGCGTCATCACCGTCGAAGAAGCTCGCGGCCTGGAGACCACCCTGGAGGTGGTCGAAGGCATGCAGTTCGATCGCGGATATCTCTCGCCCTACTTCGTCACCGATTCGGAGCGCATGGAGACGGTGATCGAGAACTGCATGATCCTGCTCCACGAGAAGAAGATCAGCTCCATGAAGGATCTCCTGCCGGTGCTCGAAACCACCGCCAAGCAGGGCCGTCCGCTGCTGATCATCGCCGAGGATGTCGAGGGCGAGGCGCTGGCCACCTTAGTGGTCAACAAGCTGCGCGGCACCCTCCAGATCGCCGCCGTCAAGGCGCCGGGCTTCGGCGACCGTCGCAAGGCGATGCTCGAAGACATCGCGATCCTCACCGGTGGCAAGGTGATCACCGAGGATCTCGGCATCAAGCTCGAGAACGTCAAGTGGGATGATCTCGGTGAGGCCAAGAAGGTCGTCATCACCAAGGACGACACCACCATCGTCACGGACTCCGACGACAAGGACCGCCGCGAGTCGATCGCCGGCCGGGTCAAGCAGATCCGCACCCAGATCGAGGAGACCTCCTCGGACTATGATCGCGAGAAGCTCCAGGAGCGTCTGGCGAAACTGGTCGGTGGTGTCGCCGTGATCAAGGTGGGCGCCGCGACGGAGACCGAGATGAAGGAGAAGAAGGCGCGCGTCGAAGACGCCATGCACGCCACCAAGGCGGCGGTCGAAGAGGGCATCGTCGCCGGCGGCGGCGTGGCCCTGATGCGCTCCGCCTCGGCGGTCGAGCAGGTGACCGGCGAGCACGACTACCAGGTCGGTGTGGCGATCGTTCGTCGGGCGCTCGAAGAGCCGACCCGTCAGATCGCCAACAACGCCGGTGAGGAAGGTTCCGTCATCGTGCGCGAGCTGATGTCGAAGGACGGCAACGTCGGCTTCAACGCCGCCACCGGCCAGTTTGAAGACCTGGTCTCGGCCGGCGTCATCGATCCCGCCAAGGTGACCAAGAACGCGTTGATCAACGCGGCGTCGATCGCCGGCTTGATGCTCACCACCGAGGCCCTCGTCTCCGACATCAAGGAGGAAGAGGATGCCGGCGCTGCTGCCGCCGCTGCCGGTGGCATGGGCGGCATGGGCGGCATGGGCGGCATGATGTAG
- a CDS encoding nucleoside-diphosphate sugar epimerase/dehydratase, which yields MVTSPQAEVGDSEGRTTDFAVVEGPRSAAAFFLKRRTQFIMDLVALILAFALAYLLRFEFQLAGQESRALSQLPLAVLLQISACYLAGIHTFVWRYVGLREVEAFVRAAAISAVPMVLLRVFLPESAEVWRIPLSIIVMDTLFAFGGLLSLRVLRRIVYERYERGADGPQQRKAVLLVGAGKAGVLAMREIQNRGDMDIRAVGFLDDDPLKQGMVIQGTKVLGNTNDLPRLAKELDIDHVILTIAEADSQRIQRIVETCKRHRIKVRTIPGLYEVLQGKVSISRFRDVELEDLLGREPVRLDEEQLDRFLTGKTVMVTGAGGSIGGELVRQIARFRPSRLVLVERAEPALFEIEQDILALWPDLDVATRMGDVGDSERMRQILEADRPRVVFHAAAHKHVPMMEANEGEAIKNNVLATHRLAGLCSDFQVEVMVLISSDKAVRPSSIMGATKRTAELVVQHHDARSQGTRFLAVRFGNVLGSAGSVIEIFRRQLEAGGPITVTDPRMERFFMTIPEAAQLVLQAAAMGAGGEIFILDMGEPVKIVDLATKMIRLSGFEPGRDIEIVFSGLRPGEKLYEELELDGEEITKTRHPKIFIGQLSPYPTKRIDQALADLTHLSQSGDGDAIRQYLAELLPEAHIRLAQKDLAAS from the coding sequence ATGGTGACTTCGCCACAGGCCGAAGTTGGAGATTCCGAGGGAAGAACCACGGACTTCGCCGTCGTCGAAGGGCCACGGAGCGCCGCTGCTTTCTTCCTCAAGCGCCGCACCCAGTTCATCATGGACTTGGTGGCGCTGATCTTGGCCTTTGCTCTGGCCTACCTCCTGCGATTCGAATTTCAGCTCGCCGGCCAGGAAAGTCGTGCTCTCAGCCAGCTTCCCCTCGCCGTTCTGCTCCAAATCTCGGCCTGCTACCTGGCCGGTATCCACACCTTTGTCTGGCGCTACGTCGGCCTGCGGGAGGTCGAGGCGTTCGTCCGCGCGGCGGCCATTTCGGCGGTCCCGATGGTGCTGCTGCGGGTGTTTCTGCCGGAGTCCGCCGAGGTGTGGAGAATCCCCCTGTCGATCATCGTCATGGACACCCTATTCGCCTTCGGCGGCCTGCTGTCCCTCCGGGTGCTGCGGCGCATAGTCTACGAACGCTATGAACGAGGAGCGGACGGGCCGCAGCAGCGCAAGGCGGTTCTCTTGGTGGGTGCCGGCAAAGCCGGCGTTCTCGCCATGCGGGAAATCCAGAACCGAGGCGACATGGACATTCGCGCCGTCGGTTTCTTGGACGACGATCCCCTGAAGCAGGGTATGGTGATCCAGGGCACCAAGGTGTTGGGAAACACCAACGATCTCCCCCGCCTCGCCAAGGAGCTGGACATTGACCACGTCATTCTGACCATCGCCGAGGCGGACTCCCAGCGCATCCAGCGGATCGTCGAGACCTGCAAACGCCACCGCATCAAGGTGCGGACCATCCCAGGCCTCTACGAAGTTTTGCAGGGCAAGGTCTCGATCAGCCGCTTCCGTGACGTCGAGCTGGAGGATCTGCTGGGCCGTGAGCCGGTGCGCCTGGACGAAGAGCAGCTCGACCGCTTCTTGACCGGCAAGACGGTGATGGTGACCGGTGCCGGCGGCTCCATCGGCGGCGAGTTGGTGCGCCAGATCGCGCGCTTCCGGCCGTCTCGCCTGGTGCTGGTGGAGCGCGCCGAGCCGGCCCTCTTCGAAATCGAGCAGGACATCCTCGCCCTCTGGCCGGACCTCGACGTGGCCACCCGCATGGGCGACGTGGGCGATTCCGAGCGCATGCGCCAAATCCTGGAAGCGGACCGCCCCCGGGTGGTCTTCCATGCCGCCGCCCACAAACACGTGCCGATGATGGAGGCGAACGAAGGCGAGGCGATCAAGAACAACGTCCTCGCCACCCACCGGCTGGCCGGCCTGTGCAGCGACTTTCAGGTGGAAGTGATGGTGCTCATCTCCTCGGACAAGGCGGTGCGGCCGAGTTCCATCATGGGCGCCACCAAACGCACCGCCGAGCTGGTGGTGCAGCACCACGACGCTCGGAGCCAGGGAACGCGCTTCCTGGCGGTGCGCTTTGGCAACGTCCTCGGCTCCGCCGGCTCGGTGATCGAGATCTTCCGCCGGCAGCTCGAGGCCGGCGGACCGATCACCGTGACGGATCCGCGCATGGAGCGCTTCTTCATGACCATTCCGGAAGCCGCCCAACTCGTTCTCCAGGCGGCGGCGATGGGCGCCGGCGGCGAGATCTTCATCCTCGACATGGGGGAACCGGTCAAGATCGTCGACCTCGCCACCAAAATGATCCGCCTGTCCGGCTTTGAGCCGGGGCGCGATATCGAAATCGTCTTTTCCGGCCTTCGGCCCGGTGAAAAGCTCTACGAAGAACTCGAACTCGATGGCGAGGAGATCACCAAGACCCGCCATCCGAAGATCTTCATCGGGCAGCTCAGCCCCTACCCGACGAAGCGAATCGATCAGGCCCTAGCGGACCTCACCCACCTCTCGCAGTCAGGCGACGGCGATGCCATCCGCCAGTACCTGGCGGAACTCCTGCCTGAAGCCCACATCCGCCTCGCTCAGAAGGACTTGGCCGCTTCCTAG
- a CDS encoding SDR family oxidoreductase, protein MPIPDFTDATVLVTGGAGFIGSHLVDALVAGGAQVRVLDDLSSGKAENLAHLDGQVELIEGDIRDLATCARACAGAAYVFHQAARGSVPRSLADPAGSLEINVAGTANVFTAARDAEVSRVVFASSSSVYGDSDRLPKKEGEEGEPLSPYALSKWMNEELAATFGRCFGLGAIGLRYFNVYGPRQDPEGAYAAVIPRFFHAYLEGRSPVIYGDGEQSRDFTFVADAVHANLLASGAPEVACGRAFNVAAGRRTTVNELAERLREIAGTGPEAVHQEPRAGDVAHSLACLDDSRTLLGYEPSLELAKGLALSRDHYTALYGSA, encoded by the coding sequence GTGCCGATTCCTGATTTCACCGACGCTACCGTGCTGGTCACCGGCGGAGCCGGCTTCATCGGTTCCCACCTGGTCGATGCGCTGGTCGCGGGCGGCGCCCAGGTCCGGGTGCTCGACGACCTGTCGAGCGGCAAGGCCGAGAACCTCGCTCACCTGGACGGCCAGGTGGAGCTGATCGAGGGCGACATTCGGGATCTCGCCACCTGTGCTCGGGCCTGTGCCGGCGCCGCCTACGTCTTTCACCAGGCCGCCCGAGGCTCGGTGCCGCGCTCGCTGGCCGATCCTGCCGGTTCTCTCGAGATCAACGTCGCCGGCACCGCCAACGTCTTTACGGCGGCGCGCGACGCCGAGGTGAGCCGGGTGGTCTTCGCTTCGTCGTCGAGCGTCTACGGCGATAGCGACCGGCTACCGAAGAAGGAAGGCGAGGAAGGCGAGCCTCTGTCACCCTACGCCCTCTCCAAGTGGATGAACGAGGAGCTGGCGGCGACCTTCGGGCGCTGTTTCGGCCTCGGGGCGATCGGCCTGCGGTACTTCAACGTCTACGGCCCGCGGCAGGATCCGGAGGGCGCTTACGCGGCGGTCATCCCGCGCTTCTTCCACGCCTACCTGGAAGGCCGGTCGCCGGTGATCTACGGCGACGGCGAGCAAAGCCGGGACTTCACCTTCGTGGCCGATGCGGTGCACGCCAACCTGCTGGCCTCCGGCGCGCCGGAGGTGGCCTGCGGCCGGGCCTTCAACGTCGCCGCCGGCCGGCGAACCACCGTCAACGAACTCGCCGAACGGCTGCGGGAGATCGCCGGCACCGGTCCGGAGGCCGTCCACCAGGAGCCGCGGGCCGGCGATGTGGCCCACTCCCTCGCCTGTCTTGACGACTCTCGAACACTCCTCGGCTACGAGCCGAGTCTCGAGCTAGCCAAAGGCCTCGCCTTGAGCCGCGACCACTACACGGCTCTCTACGGCTCGGCCTAG
- the groES gene encoding co-chaperone GroES, whose translation MKIRPLHDRVVVQRLEQEEQVRGGIIIPDSAKEKPQEAQVVAVGPGKITEDGKRSPMDVSEGDRVLMGKYSGSEIKIEGEDYVILREDEILAVVQG comes from the coding sequence GTGAAGATCCGCCCACTCCACGATCGAGTCGTGGTTCAGCGCCTCGAACAGGAAGAGCAGGTCCGGGGAGGGATTATCATCCCCGATAGCGCCAAGGAAAAGCCCCAGGAGGCCCAGGTAGTGGCCGTGGGCCCGGGCAAGATCACCGAGGATGGCAAGCGGAGTCCCATGGACGTCTCAGAAGGCGATCGCGTCCTGATGGGCAAGTACTCCGGCAGCGAGATCAAGATCGAGGGTGAAGACTACGTCATCCTCCGCGAGGACGAAATCCTCGCTGTCGTTCAGGGCTAA